The window GTCGGGATGAATTGGGTATGCCCCATGGCCCCGGCCCACGATCCCATCATCTGCGATGGTTTCACATCACCGTTCTGCAAAATTTTCAAAGCAGCAATCAATTGGGTCTTGCCAAATTTGGAACGCCTGCGATCCGCATATCCAAGCATGGCCAAAGATTGGATTGTCGGCTTGATCAATTTCTTGTTCTTAAAAATAGCACCATACGCACTTTCCATGCCCCAGATAGCCAACAAAATATGTTGATCCACCCCATACCGAGCCTCAAGTTGGCGGAGCAGATTCGCATATTTCTGCTTCATCTTACGGCCATTCTTGATGCGTGTCGCACTGGCAGCACTATCTAGATAGGACCAGATCGGCTTGACAAATTCCGGTTGATTGGTCGCCCTGCGGATCACGGAGGGGTCATATTTGGCACCAGCAAAGGCTGCATTATAGGTCGCTGCAGTAATACCATTCGCCTGCGCGGTTGGCCAAAAATTGCGGACCCAACGGTCAAAACCCTGGGCATTCTGTCCAAATGCCGCAGTGGATCCCATAAAAAGGGTCATTGCCAACAATGCGGGTTTGGCAACACCGCAAGATCGGCCCAATTTGCCCAAAACTTTCAAAAAGCCACGCCGCATATCTGTTCCTCATCAATAACACAAAGGCACCCAACCTCTTCTTGCCAATCAAATATGGAACAAGTTAGGAAATCATTTACTTTAATCCGATTTTTGCCAGTTTAGCGCTCCTCTATTACCGCAAATTGACTGTTCACTCGGCCTTTATTAAAACCTTGCATATATCCTGCACGAAATGTCTACGTCTGTGGGAGGCGTGGATTCCGATATTAAACGAGATTTCCGGACATACGGACAAATCTCTTGCTGGATGTCAAAAAAATGACAAACACCAGCAATAAAAAAATGAGCCAGTCCGCTGGAGTAATCAGCAGCGGATGGTAAGAAATGGGGATCACAATGGCACAACGCATTCGCAAAGCTGTTTTTCCGGTTGCAGGTCTTGGTACACGTTTTCTGCCAGCAACCAAAGCCATGCCAAAAGAAATGCTGACGATCGTCGACAGACCGGTTATCCAATATGTAGTGGATGAAGCAAAGAAAGCGGGTATTGAGCATTTCATTTTTGTTACAGGCCGCAACAAGGCGGTGATCGAAGACCATTTCGATGTTCAGGTAGAGTTGGAACAAACACTGATTCAGCGCCAAAAACTCGATGTTCTGGAAGAATTGCGTCAGGATCTTCCCAAAGCTGGTCGCACCAGTTTTACACGCCAGCAACAGCCATTGGGGCTGGGACACGCTGTTCAATGCGCACGTGATCTCGTCGGCAATGAACCATTTGCTCTGTTGTTGCCAGACATGATCATGAAATCTCCAACTGGCTGTCTGTCAGACATGATGGAAATCTATCACAAGCGCCAGGGCAATGTTGTCGCACTGGAAGAAGTGCCAATGGAAGAGACCCATAAATATGGTGTGGTTAAAAAAGGTCCTCGTCAGAACGGCAGTGTCGAGATTGAGAGCATGATCGAAAAACCCGCTCCTGGCACAGCGCCTTCCAATCTGATCTTGTCTGGCCGCTACATCCTTCAACCCGAAATCTTTGACTATCTGGAAACGCAAACCCCTGGCAGCGGCGGTGAAATTCAGTTGACCGATGCGATGATCAAACTCAACAACGATCAGGAATTTTCCGGCCTTATTTTCAAGGGTACCACCTACGACTGCGGTTCCAAATCCGGCTTCCTCGAGGCCAACATTGCCTATGGTCTGGATAGAGAAGATCTGGCTCCGCAGATCATTGATCATCTGCGAGAACTGGTTACCAGCTATGATCTGAAACAGGCATCCTGATCTCATAGATTTCATTGGAATGTTCAAACAAAACGGGCACAAAAGCCCGTTTTTTTATGGCAACTGAAACCACAACAAAAAATGCCACCTTCTGGCAGCAACAGAAGATGGCATCCAAACCCGTCTCTTCAGACTATTCAAATCATCAGGAAATTACTCAACCAAACTGACGATATTGCCTGATGGGTCAATAAAATGCGCCAGAGATCCGCCCCAGAATTGACGTTCAGGTGGAGCAACGAATGGAACGCCACGTGATTTGAGCAATTTATAGATCTCCGGCAGATTATCCACTGCCAAAGACAAGCCGGTAAAACGACCAATGAGCGAGGATTGCGGACCTTCAGCATCCTCTTCCTCTATGATTACGAGCATTCCCGGCTCAAATCCGACAGCACCTTGTTCAGAGCGATCCCAAACCATGGGCCATTGCAAATTATTTGCGTAGAATTCTCGTGCGACAGCAAGATCTCGCACGAAAATTCGAAATGCGGTTACATGCATGACCGTCCCTTTTTGTCCCATTCATGCCAACTGGCAAATATTTCTCCAAGTTATTGCATGAATTTGGTAAGCCCATCCTTAATCAATCAAGGATAATACCATTCTGAGACCATAAAAGCACTTTTGCATGGGCTTCTTCAACACTCATCTGTCGATATTGCTTCAGAATTGCGATGCATTGGTTGCGAGATAAACGCAACTTCCACGGGCCACAACACAAAAGCTCGCTCACCAAACGATCTGAAAACCGCATGACCTTGAACAGGCACAAAACCTGTTCCCAATGCAGCGAAGACATCATCCGCGCGATAATCTTGTAGGAAATACCGGACATCAGGGCGATACCACATATCACATCAGCAAACTGATCATGTCCTGCATAGCGAAGAAGACTGGTTTCATTCAATCGGGATTTTTTCTCCAGATCCTTCGCCCGCACGGCAGATGCCTCGAATTTGTAGCGAGCCAGATACGGATCCAGTGAAAGATCCAGTTTGTCTGGCGGAATTCGGGCTTCCAAATCTCGCATGATCTCAGTCAAATTCAATTCTTGTGCCAATGGGCTAGTAGGATTTTTCACCAGTCGCAATTGATCATGTTGGGCCTGACGTTGTTTCAGGCTTTCCGCCATCTTCGCATCATTGGCCGCCATTTGCCGCAAGAACGCCATTCCTTTTTGAGAGATCTGCGCCCGACCATTCGCCGCCAACTGCATCAATACCGGTCCATGAGCATAGTGGATCAACAAATCGGTTACTTTCGCAGACAAATCCTTGCGACAGGAAATCGCCAACATATGATCGGCCCCGCGTTCATCGCTTACATCGAGCAAATCCTGATCACTCAAAACAGGAGATTTACGCAAAACCGGTCCGGCAACTCTGATAACATCGAACGCAAAGCGTCGCATCAGACCATAGGGAGCATTTTGCAACATACATAACTTGTTCGATGCAAAGGCACGTCCATCAACATCAACGACGTCTGCCAAACGCTGCAAAACAACATCATAAGTGTAAATCTGTTCATCGGTGCAGTGCTCGGAAGTCAGCGCAAACAAGCTCGATACATGACGAACCAGTTCGTCACTCTTCCCACGTCCGCTTTCACCGTCCAACAATTTCATATCGACCAATTCGGTCTTAAGTGCTGCATACATAGTTCTACCTCGGTAAATCCACGAGACCCACCAGCTTTTCAAGACAGGATAGATTGAGAATAAACGTCACATCTGTAGAATTGACTAAACACAACAGCCAGCTTTTATGATAATACCTTGAAAAGATAGCTAAAATTTACTTCAAACTTGAACAATCCACTCAGTCAGCAGGATATTAGATCATGCCCGTGCGCCCCGGAGAACTAGAGCTTGATGCCAATTGCCTGACCCAGGACGCCTGGCTCAGTTTCATTGGTCACATCGAAACACCTTTCCAAACCCGCGCAGATTGCCCTCGCAATGGCAGAAAAACCGATGAAATCGCTTATGTGCATGTGAAAGAAGAGTTCAGGCCAGCGCTGAAATCACTTGAGACCTGCAGCCATGTCATTGTTTTCTATTGGATGCACGAGGCCATGCGCACCCTCGTTCAACAGCGTCCGAAATTTGCCGAAAGTATCCATGGAACCTTCGCGTTGCGCTCTCCCAATAGACCAAATCCGATCTCAATTTCTGTTGTGGAATTGCTGGATGTTCTGCCGGATCGATTGAAAATTCGCTATATCGACTGCCTTGATGGCACACCGTTACTGGATATCAAACCTTATTTTCATCAGACGGATGCAATCCCACAAGCCGAAGTCGGGTGGCATGCATCTGAAGTGAAAGAAGAAGAAAAAATCAAAATCTGATATTTCCCAGAACAAAAAATTAGTAGCCTCATTTTTTATTAAATGAAGCTGATTTGGCTCTGTCAGGCTGAACGCATCTCCCCTATCCTGCCCATTCCACATGCTCAAAGAACAGACCATTGAGGTGAGAGATGGCTATCTCAGCAGAGACACCAAGCATCATATATCGCCGTTCCAAGGCTAACGATAGAGCAGCAGTATTCTCTCTCATATCAGCCTCTACCCGTGACTTGGCGCCGATCCCCTATTCACAAGAAGTTGTGGATAGCTGGATGCATGGCCGCACTATTGAAGACTATCGATCTGATTGTGAAGAAGGCCTCATCTGGATTGCCGAAATCGATGAACAAGCCATCGGGTTTTCCCATGGCGAGCCAGGTGAAGTGAAACGACTATTTGTCGATGCAGACTTCACAGGATATGGCGTTGGGGCAGCTCTCATGAAACTCGCACTTGAGGATGCCCGCTCCAACGGCACCCATGAAGTCATCATCGAGGCAACCCTCAACGCCGTACCATTTTATAAGAAGTGGGGATTTATCGAGATTGGAGATGGTATGTTTCCTGGTCGGGAAAATCTTCCTCCCATTAAAATCATAAGATTGAAAGCCAGTTTCTCTTGAGAAGTTGATTTCAGATCAAGCAGGTCACTCGCCTACCTTATTCAGGGACAGGTGGATGCCCCTCTGACTGCGATGCATCATCGCAAATCTCGTGCCAGGACGGTTTCTCCGAGACAAACTCGTGGAACTGGTTTCAAACGGCAAACTCACCATCCAGCGCATTGGCCCCGATTGGAAAGCTTTCATCGTCAGACAAAATTTCACCCAGCGATGTTCCACATTGCTTGCAAAAGCAGCGACCATATTTATAAGGCAGAGCCGGTTTGTAAAGTATCACATGCTCCTTACCACTTTGCCACTCCAGATCCTGCTTCTTGATAAAAACAATCCGAGAACAAATATATAGAAACAACCCAATAGACGCTCCACGTTTTAGAATCGCAACAAAAAACCCCACTCAAATGAGCGGGGCTTTTCCAAATCAAATTCTCAGATAAAATCTGAACTCAGCGACTGAAAGGCTTGTATTTCACACGCTTTGGATTGGCTGCATCCGGTCCTAGACGACGAATCTTGTCCTGTTCATAGTCCTCGAAGTTACCTTCGAACCATTCAACATGGCTATCACCTTCAAAGGCAAGAATATGCGTGGCCAGACGGTCAAGGAACATGCGATCATGGCTGATGACCACGGCACAACCTGCAAAATCCTCAAGAGCATCTTCAAGTGCTGCAAGAGTTTCGGTATCCAGATCGTTGGTGGGCTCATCGAGCAGCAACACGTTGGCGCCAGATTTCAAAATCTTGGCCAGATGCACACGGTTCCGCTGACCACCAGACAGGGAACCAACCTTCTGTTGCTGATCACCGCCTTTGAAATTGAAGGCAGAGCAATAAGCACGGCTATTCATCTCACGCTTGCCCAGCTTGATGATGTCATCCCCTTCGGAAATTTCTTCCCAAACATTCTTGTTGCCATCCAGAGCATCACGAGACTGATCAACAAAGCCCAACTGCACAGTTGAACCAAGCGTCACATTTCCCTCATCAGGCTGCTCATCGCCTGTCAGCATCTTGAACAGGGTGGATTTCCCAACACCGTTTGGACCGATCACTCCGACAATGCCACCTGGTGGCAGGTTGAAATCCAACCCATCAATCAGCATCCGATCACCAAAGCCCTTTTTGAGGCCTTCAACCTTGATGACCACATCACCAAGACGTTCGCCAGCTGGAATGATGATCTGAGCGGTTCCAGGCGCACGTTCTTCATTGCGCTTGAGCAACTCGTCATAAGACTTGATACGAGCCTTGGATTTGGTTTGACGTGCTTTGGGGCTTGCCGCCATCCACTCTTTCTCACGAGCAAGCGCACGCTGACGAGAGGCCTCTTCGCGGCCTTCCTGGGCCATACGCTTGGCCTTGGCATCAAGGTAGGCAGAATAGTTGCCTTCATAAGGAATGCCTGAACCACGATCAAGCTCAAGAATCCAGCCGGTAACATTGTCGAGGAAATAGCGATCGTGGGTAATGATCAAGACAGAGCCTTTGAATTCACGCAGATGCTTCTCAAGCCAATGAACGGTCTCAGCGTCCAAATGGTTGGTCGGCTCATCAAGCAGCAACAAATCAGGCTCAGCCAACAGCAATTTGCAAAGCGCCACGCGGCGCTTCTCACCACCAGAGAGAACGGAGACATCAGCATCAGATGGAGGGCAACGCAGAGCGTCCATTGCCATCTCAACCTGGCTCTCCAAATCCCAAAGATTTTGAGAATCGATGATATCCTGAAGCTTCGCACCTTCTTCGGCGGTTTCATCAGAGTAATTCATCATCAATTCGTTATAGCGATCCAGAATGGCCTGCTTCTCAGCAACCCCTTCCATCACATTGCCCAGCACATCCTTGCTCTCATCAAGAACAGGCTCCTGCGGCAAATAACCTATTTTTGCGCCCTCCGCGGCCCAAGCTTCACCGGTAAATTCGTTATCCAGCCCGGCCATGATACGCAGGATGGTGGATTTACCAGCGCCGTTAGGGCCGAGAATGCCGATTTTTGCATCCGGGTAGAAAGACAGGTGGATATTATCCAACACCTTCTTGCCACCGGTATAGGTCTTGGACAGACCATGCATGTGATAAATAAACTGTCTTGCCATGAAATTGCCGTCACTCATGTAAAAGTGGAAAATCGCGTTTGGCCCGTTTTATTGAAAGCGAAGGCCCTGTTCAATCCCTTTGTTGTCTGCAGACAAGCACGACAACAGAATTTGCCCTATTTTACAGCAAAACAGGCTCTGACAGGCAGGCCCAATCGATGGGTTCTCGATTTTTACTGATGAGAAACTCATTCGCGCGACCAAAGCAACCGGACCCAAGAAACGCTTCGAAATCCGATCCAGCCTTTCGCGCACCCAACGGACTGGGGTGAGATGTACGGATCACGAGATGACGGCTTTCATCGACATCCTTTGTCAAAGCGTGGCTATGCTTGCCCCATGAGAGAAAACAAACGGGCTCTGATTTCTCATTGATCAGATCAAGCACGGCTCGGGTAAATCCCTCCCAACCTTTCTTCGCATGGCTTGCGGCCTCACCCTGCCTAACCGTCAGAACAGAGTTCAACATCAAGACGCCTTGCTCCGCCCAGCCACGCAGATCACCATGGTTGGGTTTGAGCAAACCACAATCCTCAGCAAGCTCCTTATAGATGTTGTTCAGAGAGCGCGGTGGCTTCACACCCGGTGCCACCGAAAATGATAGGCCCATGGCATGAGGGATTGCATCCTCCAGACCCGGATAAGGGTCTTGACCCGTTATGACGACCTTCACGTCTTTCAGGGATGTCATGCGCAGGGCATTCAGCCTTTGGCCTGCAACAGGGAGGATTTGCGCATTTTGCTCCTCTATATTCAGAAAATCCTGAAGCTTGGCAAGCGTATCATACTGATCGCTTAAAGCCTCATTCCAATCACCGCACTGCGCCAATTCCTGCCTCAGATCCGCCATTGACCTCGTCCTCACATCATATGGTATGCACCACACAAACCTGAGCATGAGGCCAAAGTCAAAGCTTCAAAGCAATTAGTCAGCCATATCGAACAACAAAATGTCGCTTGGCTCATTTGCTTTTATGACGAGTTTACTTTCATCAATGATCGCAGCCCCATCTCCTTGCCCAAGATCCACGCCATTCAAACGAACAGATCCTTGGGCTATTTGAAGCCAAGCCTTCCGGCCACTCACCAACTCATGAATGACTTCAACGCCTTCATCCAGCACACTGGCGTAGAGCGACACATCCTGATGAATATCCAAGGATCCATCTCGTGCGTCGGGAGAGGCAATCAATGCCAATCTGTTCTTGCGTTGATCGCCAAAATGCCGGTCTTCATATCCGGGTTGCAAACCAATCTCGGATGGTTCAATCCAGATCTGTAACAAATGGGTTTGGTTATCTTGAAGGTGATTGAACTCACTGTGACGAATGCCTCGCCCTGCCCTCATTCTTTGCACATCACCTGGCCGCAAGACAGATCCGGAACCAAGACTATCCTTATGCTCCAATGCGCCTTCCAGAATATAAGTGATGATCTCCATATTCTTGTGCCCGTGGGTATCAAAACCAGCTGAAGCCGCAATCCGATCTTCGTTGATCACGCGCAGGGAACCAAAGCCCATGTGCTTGGGATCCCAATATTCTCCAAATGAAAAACTGTGCTTTGCCTGAAGCCAGCCAAAATCTGCCATACCACGATCTTGAGACAACCGAACATCAATCATGATTTTTCTCCAATCTCTACAGACCCGCATACATTGAGCGAAAGGTCTGGACATTTCTGTTGTCTTAAAAATAATATGATGCAAAACAGGCAACAAGTGGAGACAATTCGACAATATATGTTCAATATTTGACACGAATTTTGAAAACAATAGGACAACGATCGAATGGATAAGCTGGTTAAGCTACAGCTTTTTGCAAAGGTAGTGGAGACACATTCCTTCACGACTGCCGCCAATCTGTTGGGTATATCCCGTACAACTGCAAGCAAGGCAATTGCGGAATTGGAGCAGGATCTGAAAACCAGTTTGCTACATCGCTCCACCCGTCACATCAGCCCGACCGAGTCAGGTGCGGAATATTACACCCGTATTCAGTCCATTCTCTCTGATTTGCAAGAAGCCGATGAAGCGGTGCAATCCCTGACGGGTCAGGCACGTGGGCTGATCCGCATCAATATGCCCCTCTCCTTTGGTATTCGACATATCGGAGATGCCTTGACAGATTTCATGGTTTCGCATCCTGCATTGAAAATCGAAACCCATCTGACTGATCGTTTTGTCGATCCTATTCAGGAAGGCTATGATCTGACGCTGCGGATCGCGGATCTGGAAGATTCGGCATTGATGAGCCGAAAACTTGCCCCCATCCATCGAGTTGTCTGTACCTCTCCTGACTATTTGGCAAAGAATGGCACGCCCCAATCACCAAAGGATCTAGGCACACATAATTGCCTTCACTATGGAAATCTCGCCACAGGCACCCTATGGCATTTCTCCAACGAGAAAGATCAGCAATCGGTCCGGATCAATGGCATCCTTTGCTCCAATAATGCCGAGATCCTGAGGTTGGCCGCCATCAAAGGTCAGGGTATCGTCTTTTTACCGACAGTTCTGGTAGCTGATGACATCGCAGCAGGGGCTCTCGTTCCGCTCCTCTGCAGCTACCCAATTTCGCCGGTGGCTCTTTATGCACTCTATTCTCCGACCAAACATCAAAGCACCAAGCTTCGCCTGCTGATCGATTTTCTGGCAAAATACTTTACCGACATGGGTTCCACCGTCACGACCTTGCCTGGGAACGAGCTCATCCAATCTTGATCACAAAAAATCATCGTCCGCTCTTCAAGAAGGAAAGAAATTGAGTGTGCGTTTTCTCACTTCAAGTGAAATTTACTGAACCTGA is drawn from Cohaesibacter gelatinilyticus and contains these coding sequences:
- a CDS encoding lytic murein transglycosylase → MRRGFLKVLGKLGRSCGVAKPALLAMTLFMGSTAAFGQNAQGFDRWVRNFWPTAQANGITAATYNAAFAGAKYDPSVIRRATNQPEFVKPIWSYLDSAASATRIKNGRKMKQKYANLLRQLEARYGVDQHILLAIWGMESAYGAIFKNKKLIKPTIQSLAMLGYADRRRSKFGKTQLIAALKILQNGDVKPSQMMGSWAGAMGHTQFIPTTYLAKAADFDGDGRRDIWNSIPDALASTANLLATAGWQTGKTWGYEVQLPRSFSFELANGKITKSLADWQRMGVSRVHGKTFPRPTDMAQLILPAGYKGPAFLILKNFAMIKRYNNATSYALGVGHLADRIRGGGTFVQAWPRSDRVLTRSERKEVQTLLNRAGYDTGGIDGRLGSKSKSAIRHWQKRRGLVPDGFASGALLQALRAR
- the galU gene encoding UTP--glucose-1-phosphate uridylyltransferase GalU, encoding MAQRIRKAVFPVAGLGTRFLPATKAMPKEMLTIVDRPVIQYVVDEAKKAGIEHFIFVTGRNKAVIEDHFDVQVELEQTLIQRQKLDVLEELRQDLPKAGRTSFTRQQQPLGLGHAVQCARDLVGNEPFALLLPDMIMKSPTGCLSDMMEIYHKRQGNVVALEEVPMEETHKYGVVKKGPRQNGSVEIESMIEKPAPGTAPSNLILSGRYILQPEIFDYLETQTPGSGGEIQLTDAMIKLNNDQEFSGLIFKGTTYDCGSKSGFLEANIAYGLDREDLAPQIIDHLRELVTSYDLKQAS
- a CDS encoding VOC family protein is translated as MHVTAFRIFVRDLAVAREFYANNLQWPMVWDRSEQGAVGFEPGMLVIIEEEDAEGPQSSLIGRFTGLSLAVDNLPEIYKLLKSRGVPFVAPPERQFWGGSLAHFIDPSGNIVSLVE
- a CDS encoding DUF2336 domain-containing protein — translated: MYAALKTELVDMKLLDGESGRGKSDELVRHVSSLFALTSEHCTDEQIYTYDVVLQRLADVVDVDGRAFASNKLCMLQNAPYGLMRRFAFDVIRVAGPVLRKSPVLSDQDLLDVSDERGADHMLAISCRKDLSAKVTDLLIHYAHGPVLMQLAANGRAQISQKGMAFLRQMAANDAKMAESLKQRQAQHDQLRLVKNPTSPLAQELNLTEIMRDLEARIPPDKLDLSLDPYLARYKFEASAVRAKDLEKKSRLNETSLLRYAGHDQFADVICGIALMSGISYKIIARMMSSLHWEQVLCLFKVMRFSDRLVSELLCCGPWKLRLSRNQCIAILKQYRQMSVEEAHAKVLLWSQNGIILD
- the tsaA gene encoding tRNA (N6-threonylcarbamoyladenosine(37)-N6)-methyltransferase TrmO; translation: MPVRPGELELDANCLTQDAWLSFIGHIETPFQTRADCPRNGRKTDEIAYVHVKEEFRPALKSLETCSHVIVFYWMHEAMRTLVQQRPKFAESIHGTFALRSPNRPNPISISVVELLDVLPDRLKIRYIDCLDGTPLLDIKPYFHQTDAIPQAEVGWHASEVKEEEKIKI
- a CDS encoding GNAT family N-acetyltransferase; translation: MAISAETPSIIYRRSKANDRAAVFSLISASTRDLAPIPYSQEVVDSWMHGRTIEDYRSDCEEGLIWIAEIDEQAIGFSHGEPGEVKRLFVDADFTGYGVGAALMKLALEDARSNGTHEVIIEATLNAVPFYKKWGFIEIGDGMFPGRENLPPIKIIRLKASFS
- the ettA gene encoding energy-dependent translational throttle protein EttA, whose protein sequence is MARQFIYHMHGLSKTYTGGKKVLDNIHLSFYPDAKIGILGPNGAGKSTILRIMAGLDNEFTGEAWAAEGAKIGYLPQEPVLDESKDVLGNVMEGVAEKQAILDRYNELMMNYSDETAEEGAKLQDIIDSQNLWDLESQVEMAMDALRCPPSDADVSVLSGGEKRRVALCKLLLAEPDLLLLDEPTNHLDAETVHWLEKHLREFKGSVLIITHDRYFLDNVTGWILELDRGSGIPYEGNYSAYLDAKAKRMAQEGREEASRQRALAREKEWMAASPKARQTKSKARIKSYDELLKRNEERAPGTAQIIIPAGERLGDVVIKVEGLKKGFGDRMLIDGLDFNLPPGGIVGVIGPNGVGKSTLFKMLTGDEQPDEGNVTLGSTVQLGFVDQSRDALDGNKNVWEEISEGDDIIKLGKREMNSRAYCSAFNFKGGDQQQKVGSLSGGQRNRVHLAKILKSGANVLLLDEPTNDLDTETLAALEDALEDFAGCAVVISHDRMFLDRLATHILAFEGDSHVEWFEGNFEDYEQDKIRRLGPDAANPKRVKYKPFSR
- the ung gene encoding uracil-DNA glycosylase, translating into MADLRQELAQCGDWNEALSDQYDTLAKLQDFLNIEEQNAQILPVAGQRLNALRMTSLKDVKVVITGQDPYPGLEDAIPHAMGLSFSVAPGVKPPRSLNNIYKELAEDCGLLKPNHGDLRGWAEQGVLMLNSVLTVRQGEAASHAKKGWEGFTRAVLDLINEKSEPVCFLSWGKHSHALTKDVDESRHLVIRTSHPSPLGARKAGSDFEAFLGSGCFGRANEFLISKNREPIDWACLSEPVLL
- a CDS encoding pirin family protein — encoded protein: MIDVRLSQDRGMADFGWLQAKHSFSFGEYWDPKHMGFGSLRVINEDRIAASAGFDTHGHKNMEIITYILEGALEHKDSLGSGSVLRPGDVQRMRAGRGIRHSEFNHLQDNQTHLLQIWIEPSEIGLQPGYEDRHFGDQRKNRLALIASPDARDGSLDIHQDVSLYASVLDEGVEVIHELVSGRKAWLQIAQGSVRLNGVDLGQGDGAAIIDESKLVIKANEPSDILLFDMAD
- a CDS encoding LysR family transcriptional regulator; this translates as MDKLVKLQLFAKVVETHSFTTAANLLGISRTTASKAIAELEQDLKTSLLHRSTRHISPTESGAEYYTRIQSILSDLQEADEAVQSLTGQARGLIRINMPLSFGIRHIGDALTDFMVSHPALKIETHLTDRFVDPIQEGYDLTLRIADLEDSALMSRKLAPIHRVVCTSPDYLAKNGTPQSPKDLGTHNCLHYGNLATGTLWHFSNEKDQQSVRINGILCSNNAEILRLAAIKGQGIVFLPTVLVADDIAAGALVPLLCSYPISPVALYALYSPTKHQSTKLRLLIDFLAKYFTDMGSTVTTLPGNELIQS